The Humulus lupulus chromosome 3, drHumLupu1.1, whole genome shotgun sequence genome window below encodes:
- the LOC133823517 gene encoding amino acid transporter ANT1-like translates to MEDYGGKTTSISLLEESPASVGTGGRASTVQTLANIVVSIVGTGVLGLPFAFRIAGWLAGSIGVMVAGLASYYCMLLLVKCREKLASDEEEDGDSDTDFPNTKTYGDLGYESMGTTGRFIAESLIFIAQCGGSVAYLVFIGQNLQSVSKGHLTFSYYILLLVPIEIGLSWIRSLSSLAPFSIFADVCNVLAMGIVVKEDIQQALKGEFSFKDRKAITSNISGLPFAAGMAVFCFEGFGMTLALEGSMRDKTTFPKLLARAFAAITLLYVLFGFFGYMAYGDETKDIVTLNLPRNWWALAVQIGMCLGLIFTFPIMVHPINEIIEGRLKNNKWFQKADNNNDSYSTTRIGKFGKYVSRAILVIGLAMLASFVPAFSVFASFVGSTVCALISFVLPSIFHLKLLGSSLNFWQRALDWFILSCGVLFAAYGTYNTIVGV, encoded by the exons ATGGAAGATTATGGAGGCAAAACGACATCAATTTCATTGCTGGAGGAGTCGCCAGCTTCGGTTGGAACGGGAGGAAGAGCTTCGACTGTTCAAACGCTAGCCAACATCGTCGTTTCGATTGTGGGCACCGGCGTTTTGGGTCTCCCTTTTGCTTTCCGAATAGCCGGTTGGCTTGCTGGCTCGATTGGTGTCATGGTTGCTGGACTCGCCTCCTACTATTGCATGCTCCTCCTG GTCAAGTGTAGGGAGAAGTTGGCATCGGATGAAGAAGAGGATGGTGATTCAGACACAGATTTCCCAAACACAAAAACGTATGGAGATTTGGGTTACGAAAGCATGGGAACGACAGGTCGTTTTATAGCTGAATCCCTTATTTTCATTGCCCAGTGTGGAGGTTCGGTGGCTTACCTTGTATTCATTGGACAAAACCTTCAATCAGTTTCCAAAGGCCATCTTACTTTCTCTTATTACATACTTTTGTTGGTCCCAATTGAAATTGGATTGTCATGGATTAGGAGTTTGTCTTCTTTAGCACCTTTCAGTATATTTGCTGACGTTTGTAATGTGTTGGCTATGGGgattgtggttaaggaagatatACAACAAGCTTTGAAGGGTGAGTTTTCCTTTAAAGATAGAAAAGCCATAACATCTAATATAAGTGGGTTGCCTTTTGCTGCCGGCATGGCAGTTTTTTGCTTTGAGGGATTTGGGATGACGTTGGCATTGGAGGGCTCAATGAGAGACAAAACTACATTCCCAAAATTGCTTGCTCGGGCGTTTGCTGCGATAACCCTTTTGTATGTTTTATTTGGATTCTTTGGTTACATGGCGTATGGTGATGAAACAAAAGACATTGTAACTCTTAACCTTCCTAGAAATTGGTGGGCACTAGCGGTTCAG ATTGGCATGTGTTTGGGGCTTATATTCACATTTCCAATCATGGTCCATCCCATTAACGAGATCATAGAGGGAAGGTTGAAAAATAACAAATGGTTTCAAAAGGCTGACAACAACAACGATAGTTATTCAACTACAAGAATAGGAAAGTTTGGAAAGTATGTGAGCCGTGCAATTTTGGTTATTGGGTTGGCAATGTTGGCCTCATTTGTGCCGGCCTTCAGTGTTTTTGCCTCATTTGTTGGGAGTACAGTATGTGCACTTATTTCATTTGTTTTGCCGTCTATATTTCACCTGAAATTGTTGGGATCTTCTCTAAATTTCTGGCAGAGAGCATTGGATTGGTTTATCTTATCATGTGGGGTGCTTTTTGCTGCATATGGTACTTACAATACCATAGTTGGTGTGTGA